Proteins found in one Pocillopora verrucosa isolate sample1 chromosome 12, ASM3666991v2, whole genome shotgun sequence genomic segment:
- the LOC136277126 gene encoding tetratricopeptide repeat protein 28-like, translated as MDSKAEVEKTIKIACTVALFLGNTKRYLKAIELCNECLVVLNNVTHSKEDHFTKSLYLRIFMLMFRVYFDISDHTRSERCAEKAVSLSHDTGNAMIEASFSVSLAKMYFDQRRLEESEKFCERAIRIVKVIREREIEAQAYTCLGRVSQMQRKYQKAKGNFEKALAIYMEIRDKKGEAAARANLGEKAKEYFEKALAIYMKIRDKTGEADARTNLGEVLYSLGEYQKAKEYLEKALGIFMEIRDKRGEAVACTNLGAVLHSLGEYQKAKEYFEKALAIFMEIRDKKGEVATRAILGEMLRSLGEYQKAEEYNEKALAIYMEIRDKKGEADTRLNLGAVLHSLGEYQKAKEYFEKALAIYMEIRDKKGEAAARKNLGVMLRSLGEYQKAKEYFEKALAIYMQIRDKEGEADARKSLGEMLRSLGEYQKAEEYNEKALAIYMGIRNKKGEADARTNLGAVLSSLGEYQKAKEYFEKALAISMEIRDKKGEAVARTNLGAVLPSLGEYQKAKEYLEKALAIYMEIRDKKGEADARTNLGAVLHSLGEYQKAKEYFEKALAISMEIRDKKGEAVARTNLGAVLPSLGEYQKAEEHYEKALAIYMEIRDKKGEAIARTNLGEVLHSLGEYQKAEEYNEKALAIYMEIRDKKGEAHASKNLGEVLHSLGEYQKAEEYLEKALAISMEIRDKKGEADARTNLGEVLRSLGEYQKVEEYNQKALAIYMEIRDKKGEACACTNLGEVLHSLGEYQKAEEYSEKALAISMEIRDKKGEADACTNLGAVLHSLGEYQKAEEYSEKALAISMEIRDKKREAVACTNLGAVLYSLSEYQKAKEYLEKALAIYMKIRDKTGEADARTNLGEVLYSLGEYQKAKEYLEKALGIFMEIRDKRGEAVACTNLGAVLHSLGEYQKAKEYFEKAIAISMEIRDKKREAFACTNLGGVFDFLGEYQKAKEYHEKALAISMEITDRRGEAGARFNLGKLLHSLGEYQKAKEYFEKALVIFMEISGREGAMVCFLGLGSCFLSLGKYRDAHEHGEKALSIAMETGNRSGEAQAYGILGEVRYSLLDYQRAKIYNEKQIFISTEIGHRRQEAMAYLEKARILRHDKQNKAVECTEKALLIFSTIGDIRGEFAALAQLSYIKVLQSQFQEAESHLHECIAKSTLCRGAGTG; from the exons ATGGACAGCAAAGCAGAAGTCgaaaaaaccatcaaaataGCTTGTACTGTTGCCTTATTCCTTGGAAACACTAAACGCTATTTAAAAGCAATCGAGCTATGCAACGAATGTTTAGTGGTCCTGAATAACGTAACTCACAGTAAAGAAGATCATTTTACAAAATCCCTTTACCTTAGGATCTTCATGCTAATGTTTCGGGTATACTTCGACATCAGTGATCACACAAGGAGTGAAAGATGCGCCGAAAAAGCTGTTTCACTATCGCACGACACTGGTAACGCGATGATAGAAGCATCCTTCAGCGTAAGTCTggcaaaaatgtattttgaccAAAGACGGCTTGAAGAGTCAGAAAAATTTTGCGAGAGAGCAATCAGAATCGTAAAGGTAATTAGGGAGAGAGAAATAGAAGCCCAAGCCTACACTTGTCTCGGACGTGTTTCccaaatgcaaagaaaatatcaaaaggcAAAAGGGAATTTCGAGAAGGCACTTGCCATCtacatggaaattagagacaagaagggagaagcagcaGCTCGCGCAAACCTAGGAGAG aaggctaaagaatattttgagaaagcacttgccatctacaTGAAAATTAGAGACAAGACGGGAGAAGCAGACGCTCGTACAAACCTAGGAGAGGTGCTATattcactcggtgaatatcagaaggctaaagaatatcttgagaaagcacttggCATCtttatggaaattagagacaagagGGGAGAAGCAGTCGCTtgcacaaacctaggagcggtgttacattcacttggtgaatatcagaaggctaaagaatattttgagaaagcacttgccatcttcatggaaattagagacaagaagggagaagtAGCAACTCGCGCAATCCTAGGAGAGATGTTACGTTCactcggcgaatatcagaaggctgaagaatataatgagaaagcacttgccatctacatggaaattagagacaagaagggagaagcagacACTCGCCTAAACTTAGGAGCGGTGTTACATTCacttggtgaatatcagaaggctaaagaatattttgagaaagcacttgccatctacatggaaattagagacaagaagggagaagcagcaGCTCGCAAAAACCTAGGAGTGATGTTACGTTCacttggtgaatatcagaaggctaaagaatattttgagaaagcacttgccatctacaTGCAAATTAGAGACAAGGAGGGAGAAGCAGACGCTCGCAAAAGCCTAGGAGAGATGTTACGTTCactcggcgaatatcagaaggctgaagaatataatgagaaagcacttgccatctacaTGGGAATTAGAaacaagaagggagaagcagacgctcgcacaaacctaggagcggtGTTAAGTTCactcggcgaatatcagaaggctaaagaatattttgagaaagcacttgccatctctatggaaattagagacaagaagggtGAAGCAgtcgctcgcacaaacctaggagcaGTGTTACCTtcacttggcgaatatcagaaggctaaagaatatcttgagaaagcacttgccatctatatggaaattagagacaagaagggagaagcagacgctcgcacaaacctagggGCGGTGTTACATtcacttggcgaatatcagaaggctaaagaatattttgagaaagcacttgccatctctatggaaattagagacaagaagggtGAAGCAgtcgctcgcacaaacctaggagcaGTGTTACCTtcacttggcgaatatcagaaggctgaagaacattatgagaaagcacttgccatctacatggaaattagagacaagaagggagaagcgatcgctcgcacaaacctaggagaggTGTTACATtcacttggcgaatatcagaaggctgaagaatataatgagaaagcacttgccatctacatggaaattagagacaagaagggagaagcacaCGCTAGCAAAAACCTAGGAGAGGTGTTACATtcacttggcgaatatcagaaggctgaagaatatcttgagaaagcacttgccatcagcatggaaattagagacaagaagggagaagcagacgctcgcacaaacctaggagaggTGTTACGTTCactcggcgaatatcagaaggttGAAGAATATAAtcagaaagcacttgccatctacaTGGAAATTAGAGATAAGAAGGGAGAAGCATGCGCTTGCACAAACCTAGGAGAAGTGTTACATTCactcggcgaatatcagaaggctgaagaatatagtgagaaagcacttgccatctctatggaaattagagacaagaagggagaagcagacgcttgcacaaacctaggagcggtGTTACATTCactcggcgaatatcagaaggctgaagaatatagtgagaaagcacttgccatctctatggaaattagagacaagaagcGAGAAGCAGTCGCTtgcacaaacctaggagcggtGTTATATTCACTTagtgaatatcagaaggctaaagaatatcttgagaaagcacttgccatctacaTGAAAATTAGAGACAAGACGGGAGAAGCAGACGCTCGTACAAACCTAGGAGAGGTGCTATattcactcggtgaatatcagaaggctaaagaatatcttgagaaagcacttggCATCtttatggaaattagagacaagagGGGAGAAGCAGTCGCTtgcacaaacctaggagcggtgttacattcacttggtgaatatcagaaggctaaagaatattttgagaaagcaattgccatcagcatggaaattagagacaagaagagAGAAGCCTTCGCCTGCACAAACCTAGGAGGGGTGTTTGATttccttggcgaatatcagaaggctaaagaataccacgagaaagcacttgccatcagcATGGAAATTACAGACAGGAGGGGAGAAGCAGGCGCTCGCTTTAACCTAGGAAAGTTGTTACATTCacttggtgaatatcagaaggctaaagagtatttcGAGAAAGCACTTGTCATCTTCATGGAAATTAGTGGAAGAGAGGGAGCAATGGTATGTTTCCTTGGACTCGGAAGTTGCTTTCTTTCGCTTGGAAAATATCGGGACGCTCACGAACATGGGGAGAAAGCACTCTCTATTGCGATGGAAACCGGTAACAGATCAGGAGAAGCGCAAGCGTATGGTATCCTTGGAGAGGTTCGTTATTCCTTACTTGATTATCAAAGGGCCAAAATATACAACGAGAAGCAGATTTTTATCAGCACTGAGATTGGTCACAGACGTCAAGAGGCAATGGCATACCTGGAAAAAGCAAGGATACTTCGAcatgacaaacaaaacaaagctgtaGAATGCACTGAGAAGGCGCTCTTAATATTTAGTACTATTGGCGACATTAGAGGCGAATTTGCAGCCCTAGCTCAACTCTCTTACATTAAAGTATTGCAATCACAGTTCCAGGAGGCGGAGTCTCATCTTCATGAATGTATTGCCAA AAGCACTTTATGTCGAGGAGCTGGCACGGGCTAG
- the LOC136277127 gene encoding tetratricopeptide repeat protein 28-like translates to MALNFSAENHILSDPKSWFGIEEISRKEENCTFLYISYFDRIVLLWVLKSNGDTLFRSSEVVDDKTLIAEKAFDLNSFFDQDLRGFGILPAHKCEDRSLSETMPISLHDQSEADLRGEETPETTRRLNLCSKLIITPVADLLTEPEIVIVPERSLYRVPFSALRDKSDGIYISETHRIRIVPSLTTLRLIQDCPADFHSEVGAVVVGDPKVGKVYYMGGERTFVPLHCARKEAEMIGELLGVQPLLGERAKKQEVLQAMNSVSLIHIAAHGNAERGEIALSPSLATNTIPEEDDYLLRISDVSQVKLRAKLVVLSCCHSGRGEIKAEGVIGIARAFLASGARSVLVTLWAIEDEATEKFMRRFYRHLVDGDSVSECLHQAMKWLRSNGFPKVSQWAPFMLIGDNVTFDVKKQRKEEIDCEGQQ, encoded by the exons ATGGCACTCAACTTTTCCGCTGAAAATCACATCTTATCTGATCCCAAATCATGGTTCGGGATTGAAGAGATTTcaagaaaagaagagaactgTACTTTCCTGTACATTTCGTATTTTGATCGAATTGTTCTATTGTGGGTTTTGAAAAGTAACGGAGACACTTTATTCCGATCTTCCGAAGTAGTGGATGACAAGACTCTCATAGCGGAGAAAGCTTTCGATTTAAATAGTTTTTTCGACCAAGATCTCCGCGGCTTTGGAATTTTACCTGCCCATAAAtgcgaagatcgatctttgAGTGAAACCATGCCGATATCACTTCACGACCAGAGCGAAGCAGATTTGCGAGGAGAGGAAACTCCAGAAACTACAAGAAGACTTAATTTGTGTTCCAAACTCATCATCACTCCAGTGGCCGATCTACTTACAGAGCCAGAGATCGTTATTGTACCCGAGCGTAGCTTGTACCGAGTCCCATTTTCAGCCTTAAGAGACAAATCAGACGGTATATACATATCGGAGACTCACAGGATTCGCATCGTCCCTTCCTTGACGACTCTTAGGCTCATTCAGGACTGCCCAGCAGATTTTCACAGCGAGGTCGGTGCAGTAGTTGTTGGTGACCCCAAGGTAGGAAAGGTGTATTACATGGGAGGTGAAAGGACATTTGTACCATTGCattgtgcaagaaaggaagcagagatgatcGGAGAACTGCTCGGAGTTCAGCCTTTGTTGGGAGAGCGTGCAAAGAAGCAGGAAGTACTTCAAGCGATGAATTCAGTGAGTTTGATTCATATTGCTGCCCACGGTAACgccgaaagaggagagattgccctctcCCCCAGCCTTGCCACTAACACTATTCCAGAGGAGGACGACTACCTTTTGAGGATCTCTGATGTATCACAAGTTAAGTTGCGAGCCAAACtggtagtactcagctgttgtcacagtggacGTGGAGAAATTAaagccgagggagttattggaatcgctcgagcgTTCCTAGCATCCGGcgcacgttcagtgttggtgaCACTGTGGGCCATAGAGGACGAAGCAACAGAGAAGTTTATGAGGCGTTTCTACAGACACCTTGTTGATGGAGATAGTGTCAGTGAATgtcttcatcaggccatgaaatGGCTGAGAAGCAACGGCTTTCCCAAAGTTTCCCAGTGGGCTCCGTTCATGTTGATTGGagataacgtgacatttgacGTCAAGAAACAAAG gaAAGAAGAAATTGACTGCGAAGGACAACAATGA
- the LOC131775931 gene encoding receptor-type tyrosine-protein phosphatase S-like isoform X2 — protein MMTQLARATYEWLPKRMLSLRNSKPRTKYHAVNVKKLTPPSPPRNLKTQTVFDEAAIYIQLKWDPPSTDGGTEIKRYVIQYVAKGLSWKSPNKAETTSTEYGGLRLPNGKYNARVRAQNKAGLGPPSNEVIIDLDFEHSQLPISGGSPMHFPQIVLLMLSVLAWFCMVASN, from the exons ATGATGACACAGCTAGCAAGAGCTACCTACGAATGGTTACCAAAGAGGATGTTGAGTTTGAGAAATTCCAAGCCAAGAACAAAATACCATGCAGTCAATGTCAAAAAGCTTA CTCCACCATCACCACCAAGAAATCTTAAAACACAAACAGTATTTGATGAAGCAGCAATTTATATCCAACTGAAATGGGATCCCCCATCAACAGATGGTGGCACAGAAATCAAGCGTTATGTTATTCAATATGTGGCTAAAGGTCTCTCGTGGAAGTCACCGAACAAAGCCGAAACTACAAGTACTGAATATGGCGGCCTGAGACTTCCAAATGGAAAGTACAATGCTAGAGTCAGGGCCCAGAACAAGGCAGGCTTAGGACCCCCTTCAAATGAAGTGATTATAGATCTTG ACTTTGAACATTCCCAGCTACCAATTTCTGGCGGCTCTCCCATGCACTTCCCACAGATTGTACTCCTTATGCTCTCTGTTTTGGCGTGGTTCTGCATGGTAGCAAGCAACTGA
- the LOC131775931 gene encoding receptor-type tyrosine-protein phosphatase S-like isoform X1: MMTQLARATYEWLPKRMLSLRNSKPRTKYHAVNVKKLTPPSPPRNLKTQTVFDEAAIYIQLKWDPPSTDGGTEIKRYVIQYVAKGLSWKSPNKAETTSTEYGGLRLPNGKYNARVRAQNKAGLGPPSNEVIIDLEDFEHSQLPISGGSPMHFPQIVLLMLSVLAWFCMVASN; encoded by the exons ATGATGACACAGCTAGCAAGAGCTACCTACGAATGGTTACCAAAGAGGATGTTGAGTTTGAGAAATTCCAAGCCAAGAACAAAATACCATGCAGTCAATGTCAAAAAGCTTA CTCCACCATCACCACCAAGAAATCTTAAAACACAAACAGTATTTGATGAAGCAGCAATTTATATCCAACTGAAATGGGATCCCCCATCAACAGATGGTGGCACAGAAATCAAGCGTTATGTTATTCAATATGTGGCTAAAGGTCTCTCGTGGAAGTCACCGAACAAAGCCGAAACTACAAGTACTGAATATGGCGGCCTGAGACTTCCAAATGGAAAGTACAATGCTAGAGTCAGGGCCCAGAACAAGGCAGGCTTAGGACCCCCTTCAAATGAAGTGATTATAGATCTTG aaGACTTTGAACATTCCCAGCTACCAATTTCTGGCGGCTCTCCCATGCACTTCCCACAGATTGTACTCCTTATGCTCTCTGTTTTGGCGTGGTTCTGCATGGTAGCAAGCAACTGA